CCAAGCTTGACCCATTTGTGATGACAATATTTCACCCACAACATGTTAATGTATGCCACTGTAAGGTTTAAAAGCCAGCTTTAAATGAACTATCCGAACTATTTCCGAGCTATCTTAGACTAAATCCCTTCATGATTTTAATTTATGTATCAGAAAGTACCTACGATTTTAGCATTACATAATTCTTAATGCATTAAAGNNNNNNNNNNNNNNNNNNNNNNNNNNNNNNNNNNNNNNNNNNNNNNNNNNNNNNNNNNNNNNNNNNNNNNNNNNNNNNNNNNNNNNNNNNNNNNNNNNNNNNNNNNNNNNNNNNNNNNNNNNNNNNNNNNNNNNNNNNNNNNNNNNNNNNNNNNNNNNNNNNNNNNNNNNNNNNNNNNNNNNNNNNNNNNNNNNNNNNNNNNNNNNNNNNNNNNNNNNNNNNNNNNNNNNNNNNNNNNNNNNNNNNNNNNNNNNNNNNNNNNNNNNNNNNNNNNNNNNNNNNNNNNNNNNNNNNNNNNNNNNNNNNNNNNNNNNNNNNNNNNNNNNNNNNNNNNNNNNNNNNNNNNNNNNNNNNNNNNNNNNNNNNNNNNNNNNNNNNNNNNNNNNNNNNNNNNNNNNNNNNNNNNNNCTCATCTCGAGCATGAAGAGGGCTTGAAAATTCCAATGTCTCTGGAGAGCTCGGAGGTGAGTAAGTCAGGGCGTTCTGCTGTTTTTTGCTTCCACAGCCAAAGATCTGCTTGACAAAGGCCACGAAATCGGGATTTGAATTGGCCGTTGTTCTATCAGCTGTTGAGCCCGACGACATTTTAACACAAACTGTTGGAAAATTTCTGCCTTTTCCGCAATCCTCTGgcctgtgtgtgtgtgtgtgttcagATAGCTCTGGCACGTGGTCACAAAGTTCGGATTGAATGATCCAGGATTTAGTGCAACGTCATCTGCAAATGAGAAGGTTTGGTTTTGAgagggtgtgtgtgtgtgtgtgtgttcacCTAACAATGACAGCGCCCTTATGGTGGTTTCCATTGTAGAGCTTTGACAAGCAGCAAAATCGGCCTATAGAGTTCCCCCCCGATGTCCACATTGCTATTTTTTTATCGTCTGCCTGAATACTACGTATATACCCAAAGGAACAACGCATTCATGTGAAGTATTTCTCTCAACACTCTGATTCCTCAAATTCCAGGCCAGAGCACCATCATCACTTGTTGTTGATAGTCATTTCCTCTGTTTTATGTCTCGTTTTCTGATACTGTCTGAAAATGGATTGCCCTTGCCTCCGGTCAATGTCAATCTTGACCAGCAATCCGAGGAATAACTGAATGTaaacgaaattttgaacaaCGTGGCCGACATGATCAACGGTAGTCCATTGTTTTCGTTGAAATGCGGAGTACCCAGATTGTTGGTCAGTTTGGAAAAAAGATCCTGAGCTTGCTTGTGAAAGCAAAGTGTTCCGTGGTACAAGTCGAAATTGGGCTCAGACATCTTGACACAACCATGGTCTGCAGTCTTGGATGTCGATTAAAAAATATACCTTTTGAAACTGTTTGGACTGGAAGTACTGGAGTAATACTTCAATAAAAGCACATTCAGTTCAAAGCCCTTTATTTAAAGCTTTGAAACAGTACCATAACCCTGGTGGACTACTTCCTCCTTTTTCCTGTCAATTATCTTTCAATCCTAGAATGAACAAACCCGTTAAAGATATTCAGGTTAAAGTACCCAGCAGAATAATTTTGGAGCAAACAAGTTTACACGAGAACTCTCATGTCCAGGCCCATCTAAGATGTTCATTTTCACATCTCTGTGTCCTTCCGAGGTGTGAAAGTCAccgccctctcaaagtgcaatGGATAATCCCCATTCGTATTTGTGGCCAAGGTCTCATTGACGAGGAACAGTTCCAGAACGGAACTTGACAAGTTCCGCGCACTGATCATCTCTGAACACGATCTGACTTTGCAGCTTACACCCCATCAACATGTTTCCAACCGCCAGTTTGATATTGATCCTGACCTTGGTCCATCTCCTGGACGCCGCCACACCTGGAGCAGAGTTCTCGTATTCCGGAGAAAATGGTAAGCTCGCCTATGAACCAGTATGTTGATCAAGGATCCATATCAGTAGGTAGGTATTAATTGCTGTACCCGCAGGTCCGGACCATTGGCCGGGAGTGTGCAATAGTGGCCAGTATCAGTCGCCGATTGATATCCCAAAACACGGCCATGAGAAGGCTCACATGGAGCCGTTCGTCTTTGAGAATTATGACTACACTGCCAAGGGAGTGCGGCTGGAGAATAAACCCAACACGGTCAAGCTCGAGTTCCTCGCCAACGAGCACGAAGTGGAGTCCACGGGTCAGGTCCACGATCTGGACCATTCCATGCATGTGAGTCAGATGGTATTTTAAGACGCACAATAATACAGCGGCTAAACCAGTCTTTGAATGCCGTACAATATGAGGGTGTTTTACTTgtctctgatttcaaaaaaatatcttgttttCCAAGATCCACTAGAAAAGTAGACGGCCAGGCTGGAGAGAAAAATGGCTTGGTATAAAGATGGGACTCTCTtctaaaagaatgaaaagcaTGTACCAGTTTGAATGGGATCAAGGTCATGACTTAAAAGTTGTCCGCCCTCGAAACTCAATGTTTACGCAGTAAGTGAACCTTTTTGTGAAATCTTAGAGAGCGAGTTCGTATATTGTGGACCATCgtgaaaaagataatttaGAATAAGATTTGCAagacaatgttttggaaaCGTTATTGAAAGAGcaagaattgaaaatatcaaacgcTGATCCTTGTCATTTCTTGAATTCTGCCCTTGGGATTGGCTGTTTCTAGAATACACATTTTTGCCCTGTCaaacatatcattttttttttcatgttcgAGCTCATGGCAATTAACATCGCAATAAATCATATCGTACTTCCTGACCAAACCAAGACAAAGTCAAGTTTGTATTTCATGGAAATAAATATTCCAGtgtattttcattcaaacaaattgattcCTCGGTTAATCGCTTATGAAACAAAGGAATCGCCTATCGACCTGAAGGTTTGGGTTGGTTATGCCTTTAGCTGAAGGTCAAAATTTCAAGGCTCATCTTTAGTGTCTGTTTTACACCGAACATAAATCAAGTCCGATTTCTTCCAGAAGAACAGACTGTATTATTGAATTGCAACCGTCCTCTGAATGCATCTAAGGGTGAATGTTTACACTAGTGCTAAATATGTTTGATCTTTGTATATTTTGCCCTCCCACATGGGCCGACAAATTTGATTGGACAGCTCACGGATCTCGCCAAAGCACTCCTCGTTCAATGAGTAATTTCTCCGAtgttttttctccatttcaggTTTCCCAAGGCGGATTGGACCACAAGTTCCAATTGGCCCAGATCCATTTCCATTGGGGAAACACTGACAACGAGGGATCTGAACATTTGTTAAATCAGGTACGGCATAATCATTTCAGCAATGGGCCCAGGATCAGGTCCAGTAGTCGTTGTCGATCAGATGcgtttcaaatgaatgaatgcacgAGATGCTGGATACTGACATTTCCCAGAATCACTGTCTGATGATCGCCTTAGTTAAGTCGTTCGCTTCAAAGCAAGCCACCGCGATTTCCTTGTCTCAGGCATCAATAATGATTCAAATGACGTCCggattttgaaattgcaaatatttggcttAAGTCTCAAATAAATGCAAGGTTCTTGGAATCATCGAGAAGACACGTCCACAAGAACTCCCACCTACAATGTATCTTATTTGTCATCCTCGTGACTCAGGTTCACTTCAATTTGAGGCACTGGAACAGAAacagcttttcaaatgaagtttCTTGCCGCGATTCGACTTGAGCAAGTAATATCGAAACTCCGATGATATTCCAGGTAGCCTATCCCATGGAAATGCACGTGGTTCATTTCAATACCAAGTACGGTGGTCATCTTTTGGACGCTTTGGCCGAGGGTCGAGGAGCCAATGACACATTGGCAGTCCTgggtttcttcttcaagttgaCCAACAAAGACAACGAGAAGTTGAAACCAATCGTTGATGGTATCAAGAATTAAAATCTCGGATAGTTTCGAATCGCTCCTCTCAACATAATTCATTGTTCCCATCTTAGGTTTGCAATTCATCCACGAGTTCTCAAGTGAGACTGAACTGAAAGTGTTCCCGGTGAGTGACATCCTGAGCGAGGATCTGAGCCGCTTTTATCGCTACACCGGATCTCTCACCACTCCCGGTTGCAATGAGGTGGTCATTTGGACCATCTTTGAGGTAAGGATGCTCTTGTCTCAAGGTTTCATTCGCCTTAGCAtggatcgtttttttttactctgcATAGGAGCCGATTGAGATCTCTGAGCGTCAGTTGCGACAGTTCCGAGATGTTTCCCAATTGCACCAGAGGATGCAGAATAATTTCAGACCTGTGCGACCGCTTCACAAGCGAACAGTCTTATATGTGGATACCTCGGCCTCATCTATGGCGTCGATGTCCTTTCCTTTGACTTTGATCTCGGTTGCTTTGGCTTTATTGATTGCAAAGAAGTAGGAAACAAATTGGGTAATGTCTGCAATGAAGAATGCTATAGATATATCCTCCCTTTTTGTGTTCGTTGTCAGAGATACTGTGAGAATGTGTACCATGTTTAGCTACTAAGCTCCTAGGAAGAAAATATAGACCTAAATGTTTTGCAACCGGTGTGCTCAATTTCAACACTCTGAATGATGTAGGCAAGTAGAATTTGGATAAAGTTTATTCGAATTCTCAGAGCCATTTCAAGATGATAATTGaaagccaaatcaaattgTAAGTATAACCAATCACGGGTTTAGTTGAAAGTTTAGAATATATCAGGTATACCGAAGTAGGAGATAAATACGCCGATGAGTGCGAAGAACGGGAGACAGAGCAGAAGGGCCAAAACGCAACTCAACCAACTTAATGGCTCATCTGAACACATGTCCTCGTGGAGACCTGAATCATTGAGCAttccctacaaagaaaaccgaATCAGGATGAAATTGAGTCAAGTTGAAGGGCAAACAGAGCTTGTTGAACTCTCGGAACCTTATTTTGAGTCTCACGCAATCGAGGTAATCTTGACATCTCTGGTATAAATCTGACTCGCTGACAGTGCTTCTAAATTCTGAATTGAAACCTCAAATGTaacccttttttctcttatgatGCATAGTACATGACAAGAAAAGGGTTTGATCGAGTGGTCTGAGTGGTTTTT
This genomic interval from Tigriopus californicus strain San Diego chromosome 6, Tcal_SD_v2.1, whole genome shotgun sequence contains the following:
- the LOC131882174 gene encoding putative carbonic anhydrase 5 produces the protein MNSVVVFVVFSWFGVVGRSSAVEVREKESGAKRSSQCPRITSKEKRAISKIECHKSIHKRVVHREESLHPINMFPTASLILILTLVHLLDAATPGAEFSYSGENGPDHWPGVCNSGQYQSPIDIPKHGHEKAHMEPFVFENYDYTAKGVRLENKPNTVKLEFLANEHEVESTGQVHDLDHSMHVSQGGLDHKFQLAQIHFHWGNTDNEGSEHLLNQVAYPMEMHVVHFNTKYGGHLLDALAEGRGANDTLAVLGFFFKLTNKDNEKLKPIVDGLQFIHEFSSETELKVFPVSDILSEDLSRFYRYTGSLTTPGCNEVVIWTIFEEPIEISERQLRQFRDVSQLHQRMQNNFRPVRPLHKRTVLYVDTSASSMASMSFPLTLISVALALLIAKK